A section of the Gemmatimonadota bacterium genome encodes:
- a CDS encoding VCBS repeat-containing protein — MPNELYRNPGNGGRFVDVAAAVGVADRGTTRQPSFIDFDNDGDVDLSVAFRDRPNALYRNDGDASPTWPRPSGIADPRKTVGSSGGTAEQDGDLDAFVASQDGDANALYRSDHFFRNAGDHFVNEMPVSIAADNGSHGVVWVDFDRDGDLDLALTNNHVKGAHPLFATNCHRRSPRVRCR; from the coding sequence GTGCCTAACGAGTTGTACCGCAATCCCGGGAACGGCGGGCGCTTCGTGGACGTGGCGGCGGCCGTCGGCGTGGCCGACCGCGGGACAACGCGCCAACCGTCGTTCATCGACTTCGACAACGACGGTGACGTCGACCTCAGCGTCGCCTTTCGCGATCGCCCCAACGCGCTCTATCGCAACGACGGGGACGCTTCACCGACGTGGCCCCGGCCCTCCGGGATCGCCGACCCGCGCAAGACGGTGGGGTCGTCTGGTGGGACTGCAGAGCAGGACGGCGACCTCGATGCCTTCGTCGCCAGCCAGGACGGCGACGCCAACGCCCTCTATCGCAGCGATCACTTCTTCCGAAACGCCGGCGACCACTTCGTGAACGAGATGCCGGTGTCGATCGCCGCCGACAACGGCTCGCACGGAGTGGTGTGGGTCGACTTCGATCGCGACGGCGACCTCGACCTCGCCCTCACCAACAACCATGTGAAGGGGGCGCACCCGCTCTTCGCAACGAACTGTCACCGGCGCTCGCCGCGCGTGCGTTGCAGGTGA
- a CDS encoding helix-turn-helix transcriptional regulator, translating to MSSTPEGAATGAPLRPVEFEILLALAQGERHGYAIIREVEERSEGAIRLETGTLYRALHRLVQGGIVTPIERRATDESDDERRRYYALTPQGRRVAAAEAARLARLVAAAQAAQLIPWPVIP from the coding sequence ATGTCATCGACTCCTGAAGGCGCCGCCACGGGGGCCCCGCTCCGCCCCGTCGAGTTCGAGATCCTCCTCGCCCTGGCACAGGGCGAACGGCACGGCTACGCCATCATCCGCGAGGTCGAGGAGCGCTCGGAGGGGGCGATCCGGCTGGAGACCGGGACGCTGTACCGGGCGCTCCACCGGCTGGTGCAAGGTGGCATCGTGACGCCCATCGAGCGCCGCGCCACCGATGAGTCGGACGACGAGCGACGGCGCTACTACGCGCTGACGCCGCAGGGGCGACGGGTCGCGGCCGCCGAGGCGGCGCGTTTGGCGCGGCTGGTCGCGGCGGCACAGGCCGCGCAGCTCATCCCGT
- a CDS encoding ATP-binding protein: MRRPGFPLHMRGDPVRLAQIFDNLLDNASRYTPEGGTIHLSVQVRGDTVTLSLSDSGIGISAETLPTVFDLFSQTSGSDSNGNAGLGIGLTVVRDLVTAHDGTVRVSSAGRGRGTEVVVTFPLTREVVDEGPPASDGAGPWRR, from the coding sequence GTGCGCCGTCCGGGGTTCCCGCTGCACATGCGCGGCGACCCGGTCCGCCTGGCGCAGATTTTCGACAACCTGCTCGACAATGCGTCGCGGTATACTCCCGAGGGTGGGACCATCCACCTCTCCGTGCAGGTACGGGGCGATACGGTGACGCTCTCGCTCTCCGACAGCGGGATCGGCATCTCCGCGGAAACGCTCCCCACGGTATTCGACCTGTTCTCGCAGACGAGCGGGTCGGACTCGAATGGCAACGCCGGGTTAGGGATCGGACTGACCGTGGTTCGCGACCTGGTCACGGCGCACGACGGAACGGTGCGTGTGTCGAGTGCGGGGCGTGGTCGCGGCACCGAGGTCGTGGTCACCTTCCCGCTCACGCGCGAAGTCGTCGACGAGGGGCCACCGGCAAGCGACGGCGCCGGCCCCTGGCGACGGTGA
- a CDS encoding GGDEF domain-containing protein yields the protein MEIALANERAGVRAADLVEANEQLVLATMQAHADVDESTRAHHLAAQAATLDALTSLPNRRLMLDRLGQSIATAKRHQSRLAVLFVDLDDFKQVNDALGHAGGDRVLQLTAEALAASVRGADTVSRHGGDEFLILLSEVNSAADAEAVAEKVIAAVSVAQRVGDVAVQVTASVGISLYPDDGIDATALIGHADTAMYQAKRRAPGSHALFSALPPDDRQPPSADATSTPRPVDPTDTLRTTSGATLRRPAGSQRATRAGGHLCPGKAGGRRGRAQAPDRVPGACGPRAL from the coding sequence GTGGAGATCGCGCTCGCGAACGAGCGCGCGGGCGTTCGCGCGGCGGACCTCGTGGAGGCCAACGAGCAGCTGGTGCTGGCGACGATGCAGGCGCACGCCGACGTGGACGAGTCGACCCGCGCGCACCACCTGGCGGCGCAGGCCGCCACGCTCGACGCGCTGACCTCACTGCCCAACCGGCGCCTGATGCTCGACCGACTCGGCCAGTCGATCGCCACCGCCAAGCGGCACCAATCGCGCCTGGCCGTCCTCTTCGTCGACCTCGACGACTTCAAGCAGGTGAACGACGCCCTGGGGCACGCCGGGGGCGATCGCGTATTGCAACTGACGGCTGAGGCGCTGGCCGCGTCGGTGCGCGGTGCGGATACCGTCAGCCGCCACGGCGGGGACGAGTTCCTCATCCTGCTGTCGGAGGTCAACTCCGCGGCCGACGCCGAGGCGGTGGCCGAGAAGGTCATCGCCGCCGTGTCGGTCGCACAACGCGTGGGTGACGTGGCGGTGCAGGTGACGGCCAGCGTGGGGATCAGCCTCTATCCTGACGATGGCATCGACGCGACCGCACTCATCGGTCACGCCGATACCGCGATGTACCAGGCCAAGCGTCGCGCCCCCGGGAGCCATGCGCTCTTCAGCGCCCTCCCGCCCGACGACCGCCAACCCCCGTCGGCGGACGCGACCTCCACCCCGCGTCCAGTCGACCCGACGGACACGCTCCGCACCACGTCGGGAGCGACGTTACGCCGACCTGCAGGAAGCCAACGAGCAACTCGTGCTGGCGGCCATCTCTGCCCAGGAAAAGCAGGCGGACGCCGAGGGCGCGCTCAAGCGCCAGACCGAGTTCCTGGCGCGTGTGGCCCACGAGCTTTGTAG